The genomic stretch GTGGATCATCAATTTAATTGTGGATCATTAATGAGTTCCAAGTACTGAaagtttatttaatttttatctgTTCAGTTCATTAGACTATGAGAAAGgagttcttttatttatttaatttttttctttttggggtggAAGTAGTGATGGCAATCTGTTGACTTGGATTCGGTTTTGCCAAATAGTGGGCTTGACTGTATTATTATTCGGCAGCCAACCAACCATGCCCCATAAAGCACACAAACCATCTAGCAATCTTACATTAGTTGGGTGGGGCCCCAGGGTCAAGGCAGGACAGAGCCCTGCAATTGTTGACACCCCAGGTGCCGGTAGGGGGCTGAAATTTTACGTTAAATGCTCACAATGGTTGTTTTGCAAATGATCTACTAGGCACCTGTTGGCCTAGACCATAATGATGCAGCTGGGTGTGTTCTCAAATGTTTAGGCAAGCCTCTAACTATACTGACAGCATTCTTTCGTTATTTTTTGTATCATTTTATGGTCAACCTTTTCTGACAGGTATCAACTTGTGGAATGAGCGAAACTATTGGACCAGTTTACATTAAAGAGCGACCAGGGTCAGAGATGCAATCACGCATTGATGCGGAAGTATGTCCATGGATCTTGAGTTGTTTGACTGgttctgttttttgttttcttagatgATGTCAATACTCTATATTAGGTTTTTAAATTTATGGTTTGAATTTTGCAGGTTGTGAAACTCCTGAAAGAAGCATATGATCGTGTGAAAGGCTTACTGAAGAAGGTTTGCTTATATGATTTCCTTAGTTTAGAATAGCTGAAAACAAAGTTTAGTTGGAATATGCTGTGAAAATTGGTTTTGTCTAGGCCTTGAATACCTGTTTTAAATCTTAAGCAGATGATGAATGTATCTTGGCCCTTTTTTAGGGAGGGGGTTGGTTTTGGACAGTGACAGGTCCGAGGGGTTCTTTGCTCGAGTTGACCTGGATTAAATATGAATCACTGCCATTTGACTATGATGCCTGTAGACCTGTCCATATTTCGGGTGTTTAGGTGTATGGGACCCACTTAGGAaattgttttgaccaaaagttGACCTGATTGTGTTATTCTAACCTTAGGTGTTTTGTCATTTTATAGGACTCTTGCTTCCATTTCTGTCCATGGAAAATAATGTAGCCAGATTAAATGGTCAGGATCTTTGAGTCAGTTTTTGGTGTAGATAACGTCATGTTGTTGCAGATCACCTGCACCCACAGCTGGATAATGTGTTTGAGTTGGCTAGCTgtagattttcctttttgtctaCATATATTTGGTGTCCTCGACTTATTTCTGCCTGACATTATATGAGTAGTCTATCTGCTGAGTCTGGCAATAGATTACCCAGTATTTTCTTAGAAACATTGGACTGGCTTCTTGTTGCTGTTAAGGGCATCAGTCATCAGAACTGAACGACCTGGGAGCTTAGAATTGGTGATGTTATGGTAAAGATTGACGATTAAATAGATTTTCACGGGAATTTGGTTCAGGAGAAAGAGTTGGGTAAATCCTCTGCAGGAGTAAAATATTTTCTGAATTCATTTGTTTGATGTGGTTTGCATCCATCGTCTGTTTGCATCCGTCATCTCTTATGCAACCTTTGGAACTTAGGAACACCCCTTTGTTGTCTTTGTATAAGCAAGTGGTGTAACCGTGTAAGGACTAACTAGCTGTTTTGTTCAACAAAATTTCAGCATGAGAAGGCATTACATGCACTTGCAAACGCACTTCTTGAGTATGAGACACTTGGTgcagaagaaataaaaaagattctTCTTCCATCTGGTGAAGGCCGGCTTTCTGAGCAACAAGAAGAGTTAGCATTGACTTAAAAAGCTGCATTGTCTGTACGTAGTCTCCAATTTAAGTGAAGCAATGTACAGTTTATGCAAAGCATCAGGTagttaatttattaattatgcAATTTCCCATTGtattctcatttttcttgtatATTAACACCTGCATCTCCACTCACCTTCCCCTACACATACAACTTGCACCTAATCGATTCGCTTCACATAATGGTTGAAAGGGAATATTCATggtaaaattttgaatattgCCTATTTATTTGCGATAAAGGAAAATGTTCCCTGAGCAACTGAGTcctataaagttttttttttttcctttttgggctTTGTTTCTGTCGCTGTGAGGAGATTCTCTTGCAGGTCCTGCTTCCAGTTTGATCATACTCACTGGTGCAACTCCATGGACTAACCTAATCATGGTTTCAAACATGGGAATCAGACCGATCCCAATTCCGGATGTTCTGGAGCGGCGGATATAAGGTTTTTGGGAACGGATCACTGGGTTCCAGATTGGAAGGCGGTTTCCAATTCTGATTCAACCTGGATCAGACTTGGGCGATTGAATTTAAAATCCTTGAACCTAATGGTCCATGGAACTTTTAGCAACTCATATCCATCTCTTTATGGCCCTTAATTCATGCTCTCTTTAGAACTTCTTATTCCTAGCCCCTCTTACCACTTTTCTTTCATCCTTCTTTTCTAGTGAGTCTTTCGATCCAAAATCCCACTGATATCTCTTTCATGTTGTTGGTGGTAGATATtgaaattttttcataattGATTATGTGGCACTCATACGTGGAAGGTGTAAAGATGTGCTAAGTAGATATGGCCGTTTTACAGGTTTCTTTTAAATATTACAAGGAGCAAGGTAGTGGGAACGGTTTAACCGTGTTTTTGCCTCCAAAATTTGAAGGTTGCtatttaaaagagaaaatttggGCCAAGGACAACGAAACTCATCAAAATTCTACTCATCACCAATTTCGTTTCTTTTATAGTGATAGATTTTACTGAGGACtctatttctttttaatatatgtGATTTTATTGGGGCAAGAGGGACACCATTTGTTTTATCGAAATTTGATTACATTGAATTCGTCAAAAAGGGCTTCTGACATGTCGGAGCAAAAATAAATACGATCAATGTATTAAGAGGGAGTTATTGTCAACACATGTTAGTCTCGTGTTAGTATCTCTGTCATGGCTTATTACTGAGTGTAAAATTTGGCTACAGATGGAATATAATGGCCTTTTTGAGGCACTGCTTTTCATGGGGCTAGaccctagttagcaattcggccgactCGATTTTTTCCGAATTATGCGAAAAATTCTGAtcgaatccaaaaaaaaaaaggtaaaatttgggatattttgtttttctaattTGAGTATAAAATGCGAATAAATCGCGCTGAACTGAATTATTCGGTTCACTTAAACCcacttataaaaaaataattaaaaaaagaaaaacaaaataaccaGTGGACTGAAATAGGGTTTTccagtttttccatttcttttctcCCCAATTTTTTGATTCAAGACTCAACCGTGCAAACCCTTTATTTTGCATCTAGAAGCTATCCAAATACACGAATATtcttgaagtcttgagtctcttGAATTCTTCTCTATTGATTGCAGGCACATGAACACAAGTATGTGTTCTTCTTAACccaccacctttttttttttcttttttcttttcgagTTTTGGTTCTTCAAACTTTGAATATGAATCCTTCATTCCTTCTAACACTAGCCTATGGTCTTTAACTATGAATGCTATTTGAATTTGGATCCTTCTAGCTTCGTTTGTTTTGTTGGTCTTTTCTTGAGTAATTGTTATGTCAAAGGCACTGTTCAATTTATTTGGATCTGAATCCTTCTAGCACCGTTTGATTTATTTGGATATTGCTTCCATAATGATTTTCACATCTTGAAAATAACCTTAAAGTTTCCATCTTAGAAAGTCATGTACATTTTAGTGAATCTGAAACTGTTCAAGGATGGAGCTTGCCTAGGAGAAGTAATATATACCAAAAGATGATCATGATTGGATAAGCTCTGTACTCTCTACTTATCCATCCTCAATGGATTAGTCCAAGGAAAAAGGATTAGAAGCAGCGGCAATGGAGGTGAATTTCCATGTTTTGATCTCCAAGattcaataaattataaaaataatattcgaattttttgtctgatttttattttcataaacgAATAATTCTcggatccaaatccaaatccaaatctgatttttattttgtccatttttttactgtttttttaTCGAATCcgtaaattaatcaatcgaattattccggaTAATTCTCCATCCAAATAATTCCAGAATTCGAATTTACTAACTAGGGGCTAGACCCACTTCCGAGCATGGATTAAAAACCTGGAATCCGGATCCGGATCTGGatcagtctccaccaatccaaTCCGGATTTTCAAAACCCAATTCGATACCCTTTTCCAGTATTCGGAAAGGTGGGTCTGTCAAAACCGTGAGCCACTTGTCACTTGATCCCATCGTAGTAACAGATTATCTCCTGTGTATCTTTGGGAGGTCAACCAGTTCGATTACAGGGCAGGGTTTCAAGAATCGATATGATATTCAATTCCTAAAAAAGCATATCAGAATTGTTGGAATATTCTTAGAATAAACTGATTCTATGGGTTTTTTCAGATCGATTCAAGCTGATTCTGATCCAATTTGAACCAGATTCGGAAATGACCTGTTTCATCACTGATTGCTGGTTACAGAATCCTGCTTACAGGGAGGGCATATGACAGAGGAATGCTATTATTATCCTTTACTGGGTTGCCTTGGAGCAACGCATAGGATTCTTCAGCGATTATGGCTCAGAtctcaatagaaaaaaaaaaaaaaaaagagaattgatCCATAAACAACATGGGCACTAGAGTGGAGTGGGCAGATTAGGGGCGCAATGAGAAAGGGCATGTACTTTTTCAAGTTGTTCTTATTATTAGGTTCTGATCTGGTCATTGATTTAAATCACCCTTTTGACCTTTCCGTCTTTAGATATAGTTTGATGGAGTTAAAAGAGTAAGGGCAAATCTAAAATGATCATTGAGAAGTTGATAAAAAAAACTTGCAGAAGTTACGTTTAGATCTTAGTATGATATCAAGTAGAGCTATTTGGAAGATATCCATATTGTCGATCGCTTTTAGATGGGATGTTTCAGAGGTGCTGCTTCACTATGtcacttttcattttttgttcccttttttcttttttttttgcttttatcATGCTTTTTTTGGGGATCCATGTGGTGACTCCATTTAATTGGGAAAAGACTTAGTTTGTTATTATTTAATTCCATGGATCTGATTTATTAGGATATAATCCAAGTCCTCAAAACAAAGGGCGAGAGAGAAGTGCACGTGGGAAAGTGCAAGATTGCAACATTAGAGTCTATTTGCGTAAATGGATGTACAAGCATGGTTTGAGAAATCAGTATTGGATTGACCAATTCGGACTGATATACGCAGATTCAGATCCATTAATTAATCCTTTTGTGCAAGTACATGAGCTTAAGCTTCGTTGGATTGAAATTATAAGTTAGATTTTTAAGTTCAGAATTATCCAAATAagtcaaattttcattttattcctaGTATACTCCAAATCCATAATGGGGTCCTTAAGAGCATATGCTCTCAAAAATTCGAATTCGATTTGTTTAACAGAACATGTCCTAGGAAATCTAGCTAATTGTTGAGAACATGGATCAAGGTATCAGTATTGAATCTGTCAATCTGTATCGATATTGGGTACCTGACATGTATAAGTGCGTCGATATCAGCCAATACATATCTTACGATATGttgaaaaaaataaggaagaactTACGATAtgctaaaaaaataagaagaagaagagatccaTTAGGATCTGGGAAGATCCATGGATATCCTGTTTATTAGTAGTCATAATTATAGTAGTTTGTGCTGGGTCTCTGTAAGATTATTAGTGGTCATGATAATCAGCAAGACAATGGTGTGTGCTGGGTCTCTGATTTAATTCATTACTACCAGAATTGGAAACAATAGaatgaattttctttatttctaaaGATTCCCATCAAAACAtagcaaaaaaaattctctagatgattattagagaaaattgcattgccaccccctgaactttggtctttattcaatgccaccccttgGACTTTTCAaaacaccaaagacaccccttaaaaattcaaaaattttcaaatcagtcCCTGCCGTTAGTAGACCCTGTTAAGTGGTAGAACCTCtattagtttttttacaaaattcccAAAACACCCCCGACTATTGTGAGTGAATAATATTaccctccctttcccttcttctaaacccacacTCTCACTCATACAAACTTGCAACTTGACCGCTCCCCTCCGGCTTGCAATCGTGAGCACATCTCCCCACCGGCGTGCGATCAACCAAAAGAATTTGACAACACAGAAAAGAATGAATTGAAGAAATCTGCATCAAACACTCAAATTTTCTTGTTTCTGGGTTTCTTACGAACGTTCATCACATCACCATCAATAGAAAAATCAGTTAATGAATAAATTGAATCGATTGAATTGATCATAGTGTTAAATGGATAGTCTATTTCAATGTGGTCACAACAAGGTAGGACTCTAATAATAGATGACTGTAATGTGTTTCCATCACTGCATCGCCGTCGCACCTCTCCATTGCGACCCGTCTTGATGCCAAACACACTAAGCTTTTCCATGGCAGCCGAGAAGTCCTTGTAAAAGACGGCTTGATCGGTTTTGTACCTCAACACGAAGGGCTTCGTTCTTGGGTCTTGATTCAAAAGATTATCTGGCTTGGGCAACATCATTCCCTTGGACATATTCTTGAGAAATGAAGAATAGTCTCAAATGTTTTCAAAACCAGATGTGAAACTTCTAGAGATTGAAGTGTTTTGATTAACTCAAGGATTTGGGAATTCTAGAAACCCGATCCAGTGGAAGAGGAAACAGAGACCCGTCTGATTCAATAAATGCTAACAAAAAAAAGACAGTTTTAGAATTAGGAGAAGCTCACGTTGGTAGATCCAAAACTTAATTTGGGGCGAATATGAACGAATCTGGGAAATCCTTTATGGTCGTTGCATAGCAAATGAATTGCTACACAAACACCATGCCATGAAAGTTCTGATGAACGCAAGAGCTCCAACCGTTCTTTCCAGTCGCTTCAAAACCCATTCTTTCACAGTAATTGCAAGAACCCAATGGGAATTTATTTATAAGCGAAAGATGGAGAGATGGGGTCAAGGACGAAGGATGTAAGTTgtaagagggagaagaagggaaagagggtaatATTTATCCGATAATTCTTGTTCACGATTGCACGCCGGTGGAGAGATGTGCTCACAATCGTATGCCGAAGGGGAGCGATCAAGTTGCAAATTTGTatgagtgagagtgagagtgagtttagaagagaaagagagggtaaTATTGTCCACTCACAATAATCGAGGGTATTTTGTGCATTTTGCAAAAACACTAACAGAGATTCCACCACTTAACAACGTTTGCCAACAGTAGGGATTgacttgaaattttttgaaatttcggGAGATGTCTTTGGTGTTTCGAAAATTCtaggggtggcattgaataaaggccaaagttcaaggggtggcaatgcaattttctctaattaTAATGATGGCTGGTTTTACTCAAAACCAGAAAATGAAGTTCTAAAATTTACATGGAAAACAGTCTTGAAACTCCTGATATTGGATTCAACTCCTCTGTGGCGTAACATGGTGTCCAACGCACATCTAATGGCCACTAATTTTTTTCAAGCATTTCATATGCCTTTATCATCCAAAGCCttattactactactactactactccaCAGTCCAAACCTGGTAATAACAATAACGGTAATGCAAATGACATACTAATAGCTGTATGTATAAAGCTACTAAGCAGCCTTTGATATGCCTACACGctgagactctctctctctctctctgcaactaGAAACACTAAAACACAGAAAACCATTTACAAACACCCAACTCTTTGCAGCAGAGATATATACAGCAATAGATCAATACGCCACGGCCAATACTCGAGGAAAATCAGGAGAGAACCTAGTAttcttttttgcctttttttttttggtctaatTCATAGAAGAGTTTCTATGACAAGAGATGCTGTTCTTGAGGTACTAAAGAGTAAACACAGGAGATTCCATTATCATTTTTAACAACAAAAAACGAGAACAAATAAAAGCAGAAGAGGGAGAAAGTCCCCCCtggagggaagaaaaatctgTTACCAGTCTGTCTCCAAAGCTTCCAAGATCCGAAAGCCTTGGAAGCTTCATCCATGGTGATCGGAGCCTCCACCATCCCATCTCTTCCTGACCAACACCATCTACTCAGGTTCGGtctattggttcggttcggtcctgCACCGCCAGCCGCTCCGAGACATCTGCCAATGATTTGAGGTTGCACTTGATCAGGGCCTCAACAAAGTAGCAAGTTTCATCCTTGGTATTCCCATCAGGCACGTCCACCACAAATGATTCAATCACTAGGGTCCATGGTCTCCCATCAATGATCTCTGGATGAAGGCTTATGATTGATGAGTAGTTCTgtgaaatgagagaaaaaaaacagTAAGACAATTGGCTGGTTTTTCTCAttgcaagaagaagaatgaaagataATTGAAGAGTAAAGGACAACTGAAGCTATCTTGTCCTACTAGTAATCCAAGTACAATGTACTGGGAGGAACCTCCCTCTGTTACCATGCATGTGACCACATGAGAAATGATGTCACAGGTTCAatcaaccaaaacaaaatatAGTATTCAAAATTACATCTCCATTGATCTTTATTTCAAGGAACACTTGAGCTGAAGCAGAAGCTTCCTTTTGTGCTATACACTGGTAGACAAGCAGCAGAAATAGAAAATGGACACCCACACAAATCCCATCCCCACCAccgaaggaaaaaataaaagaaaaagcttCAGGAACTAACATCGAATCAGacaattcatccaagaaaacatttcGAGGACGGCCaatgatattttttatgatCTACCTGAAGAGATGTGAAAGACTGAAAACTGAATGCTAGACTCAGTTGATAGCAACAGACTTTTGGCCAATAGATCTTCCAGGTTTAGGGTTACACTGTTCAAAATTTTAGAACTGCAAAAGCTGATGGATACAGACTTATGAATAGGATTCAAGGAAATAACAGATCTtccaggtttagggtttacactGTTCAAAATTTAAGAACCGCGAAATCCGACGGATAGAGACTTATGAATAGgattaaagaaaataacagtCTTGTTAAAGCCAATAAGAAGAATGTAGGGCAGCAGCCGGGTTTCATATAAGCTTTCGAGTGACTCCCATCCAATTTTAAATAACATTTTAGATACTGATAAATGTTCTATCTCAACAACTTAATGAAGATTAAAGTCACCTCAATCAGTTGAATTATACCATGAAACTGAACGAAATTTCTCAAAGGAAATTTACAGTAGTCAATTAAGGGGCGACTATTCAAGATAGATTCTCATTTTCAGCCAAAGAAATCAAAGGTTACTCTAGAACAAGTCATGCTTCACAAAATCTAAATTAACCTGACCAGAACACAATGAAATGCTTTCCAAACCATTGTAATACATGACAATACACTAATTGTAGGGgaaataaaggaaagggaagtcAATTGTTTAACCTACTTAACTCTTACTATATTTGGTATACTTTTCAGATCtaatctttattttccttcccaaattcaaggaatttgattgcaaaataagtaaaattaataataaaaaaattggacaAATTAACGGTTAGCTAAACAATTATATTAAGTAAATGATAtccaaaaatttctattttagttttaatttaatttaactTCACGTCTTTTGTTTCCTCTCCAACCAGACGGAGCCATACATTTTTTTTGAGAAGCCATGAAACCAGTGCACATGAAAATCATGCAAGGGCCACGGCAAACAACAGTGGTTAAAGTAAATTTcataatattttgtttaaaatcatcaacaaaattgATCTTGGTTGTCATCTGTGACATCTTAATCCATTACTACCCAGATTAAAATCCAATTTTGAGTGCAAAACTGAATTGGCAAAgaacagagaaaaagaaaagagaagtgtAAGAGTGAGAGAAAAGTTCAGACCCTTAGCCTGTGATCCCCGCCGACAATCCGGATGCTGAGGATATGCTCGTTATCATCAAGAAGCTCCAACCTTTCAGTGCTGGTTGTGGCTGGAAGCCCAGACTTAACATTTACTTCTCTAACACTACCAATCTCAAGATCCCCCTGCACAACGCACCTACTGATAAAGGGTTTATAATTTTGTGGTTGATCGAATCTCCTTACCAAAGACCATACCTGGTagggagagggaaaagaagaaaaattggaaaggcaAGTTAGCAATTAGTAATTTAGGAAGATAGAATTGCTAAAAAGGCCAAGAAAACAGAAGTTCTAATCTTATTTCGCAGAAAAAAGgtatcaaacaaatcatctgaACTTGAGAAATCTTGTTCTTCAACTTTCAGAATTCCTATCTTCCACGAATCAGGACTATCGGGAAAATAAATCCTCCCAAGAAGATGACTTCTTTATTCTAATCTAAACATCACTTAGCAGGGAGCATATCTGAAGCCATGAAAACCTCGAGGAAAAGCAGAAATAAAGACAACTCAATCCACAATGAAGAAGAGGTAGAAATAATCCCAAGATTTTCAAAATCTTCCATCCAACCTAACCTAGCCCTTTCCGAGCTTCGTttagaaaacataatttttttttaccggTAGAACAGTCCAATATACTGACCAAATCCTGATACTTGACTACATCGAGTTGAATTTGTTCAACTTGACAGAAGTGGAATCAGAAAAAAccacaaagaaagaaaccagtGTGATCAGTACCACCACCCCAGAAAATACGCCTGATTCAGTATTCGATCATCTAAAATAAACTATACTATTCCAGATCGAGCTGAAATAATCAGATCTAAACAGAAATTTTCGTTCAAATACGttgggggaaaaagaaaacctaCAATCAAATATTACAAAGGAATCAGCAACAGTGAACATCCTGAAGCATCGAGAAATCACAATTGAAACCTCAACGAAAACACAAAAGTAAACATATCGAGAACAACCAAGATTTGTTAAAGAATAAAGAGATATTGATCGATTCGAAAGAGAGGAGATCTTACGAGAGGAACAGGAGCTTTGATGTGTTTAACAAGAGCAGAACTACACTGATTCTCTCTTATCTCGTGTCTGTGATGTCTCCATATATACTCAGACTCCATTATGCTGTATCCATTACCGTTCATGGCGAAAAAACTCTTCTCACTGCAACCATCAACTGGAATACCACCTAGTGATAAGGAAAACTCTTAAGAACGCTCCTCCACCACCACACCACCTGAAAACTGCTAACCGCTGCCCGATACCAGCTAAGAAACCACTCTGAAAACCGCTCTATTCCTTCTTCGTAGACGAAAACACGAATTCTCTGCTCGCTTTGGATTGCGCCGTTCGCTTCGTTGCCTCTCAGTAATCTTTGAAGCTCACGGCCATCGCGACCTCCGATAACAAAACCTTCACTCATATCCTCATCGcctgaaattaaaaaaatgtaaggaaaaaaaaggcaaaagctTTTTTGAACGGTCCCGTGCAGAGAATGTCCATGATGGCCCACCTAGTTCTGCATTGTGGATTtatgatgtggcaattttaagatatttaaaaatattttgaattagttatttttgtaattttcatgTTTAAATTCGATCATATACTCTCTCATTTATTATGAGGCGTTTTCATCAGGCGTCTATACTCTATGCTAAGCCCACTTGGatggctccaattgagctgaaACTTAGACGTATGTGTATATAGGACCTACTATGTGATACACAAGTAGGTGGGCCAGATCCCCCCATAGATGAATTCAGATCGGTTCAttgtacgagaatggttctcgtatggTGCTTGATTCACATTTGAATTCCacttaatttctctttttttccgaTTGGTATTCAGTTTGAGTGGAATTCAAGTGTGGATCAGGCACCTTATGAGAACCATTTTCTTATGAGGACTTGATCCGATCTCCCCATAGATAGGTATTGAGAAACTTTTTCTGCACGATAAAGGACAAGTACACCCCAAGAGTCTTAAATGTTTACAGCTTATTTATGTATGTTCGATAATACCCCGATTATTCCCTTCACAATTTGTGTGGGAAAActcgaacaaaaaaaaaagttctttaatatataagaagaaaaaaatatataaaggaGCAGTTTCCGTTCAGCCATGGTCAAAGGTGTCTATAAGGCATCAGGGAACAATGGAGTATTATCAATTTTATACTATAGGTGGTAGAGCATTTATGACCATAGATGAGTCTTATTTTCCATCACCCATGGTGGGGGAAAActttttctagaaaaaaaaaatatcatttacaTTTGTATTTTAGAAAAGATTCTCTAATCCACTGCAGAGGGTACATTGGCACccatctctatctctcttcctCACATAAAATGACCTTTCTACTCTCATGTATGAAACTATTTCATCGCTCCTTATGGTGCAGTCCTTATGTTGCTTGTTCAGAGAACCTTAccccatattttttatttaaaaaataaaaatatctttGAGCTGAGGGGGTTTTCTACACACTTCGCAtagtaatttttatttgtttttcttcttttctaaaaAAGAAATGATTTAATTATTCTCTACAAGATGGTATAGGATACTTGggcaacccaaaaaaaaaaaaaaaacctttgcctttttaaaaaaaatatgaaaaaagatCCTCTAAATTGTGAGGAGAGGATACACTAGCACCCTCTTTTATCTCTATTTTCTCGCATGAATAACCTTGCTgcctttttatatacaaaaccgttttagaatcaaaattgattCTTGAACAATCTGGATCAGTTGAA from Macadamia integrifolia cultivar HAES 741 chromosome 14, SCU_Mint_v3, whole genome shotgun sequence encodes the following:
- the LOC122061820 gene encoding abscisic acid receptor PYL3-like, producing the protein MNGNGYSIMESEYIWRHHRHEIRENQCSSALVKHIKAPVPLVWSLVRRFDQPQNYKPFISRCVVQGDLEIGSVREVNVKSGLPATTSTERLELLDDNEHILSIRIVGGDHRLRNYSSIISLHPEIIDGRPWTLVIESFVVDVPDGNTKDETCYFVEALIKCNLKSLADVSERLAVQDRTEPIDRT